In Erigeron canadensis isolate Cc75 chromosome 1, C_canadensis_v1, whole genome shotgun sequence, a single window of DNA contains:
- the LOC122583054 gene encoding MYB-like transcription factor EOBII → MANSDVGKLRRGPWLGEEDDILTTIVGALGEKHWDALAKESGLRRSGKSCRLRWMNYLRPNLKHGEITHEEEHIILDLHKQWGNKWSKIAKRLPGRTDNEIKNYWRSHLKKRAEAHQECFQDADKSSHQEFSTPRCEKSHDYIIGESSSMNQKDGILFGASSSTETLEPSNMNAFGNCSPYENRISDWLSSCCWLVEGLKHEEDCMGTYPGFCQLGSSSEEEKTHGVWDLWNPV, encoded by the exons ATGGCGAATTCTGATGTGGGAAAGTTGCGTAGAGGGCCTTGGCTCGGGGAAGAAGATGACATATTGACCACCATTGTTGGAGCTTTAGGAGAAAAACATTGGGATGCTTTAGCTAAAGAGTCAG GTTTAAGGAGGAGTGGAAAGAGTTGTCGGTTAAGGTGGATGAACTATCTTCGACCGAATTTAAAGCATGGTGAGATCACACATGAAGAAGAACATATCATTCTTGATCTTCATAAACAATGGGGTAACAA GTGGTCAAAAATTGCTAAAAGATTGCCTGGACGGACGGATAACGAGATCAAGAATTACTGGAGAAGTCATCTGAAGAAGAGAGCCGAAGCACATCAAG AATGCTTCCAAGATGCGGATAAAAGTTCACATCAAGAGTTCTCTACACCTAGATGCGAAAAAAGCCATGATTACATCATTGGTGAAAGCAGCAGCATGAACCAAAAGGATGGTATTTTATTTGGGGCTTCATCGTCGACGGAGACTTTAGAGCCATCTAACATGAATGCATTCGGGAATTGTTCACCTTATGAAAACAGGATTTCGGACTGGTTATCTTCGTGCTGCTGGCTCGTTGAAGGACTAAAACATGAGGAAGATTGCATGGGAACATATCCGGGTTTCTGTCAACTTGGATCGAGCTCGGAAGAAGAAAAGACACATGGTGTGTGGGACCTTTGGAATCCGGTTTAG